One part of the Cyclobacteriaceae bacterium genome encodes these proteins:
- a CDS encoding glutaminyl-peptide cyclotransferase, with the protein MLSRIFSTRRVKGQWYRVPVIFLIALLVPACSSRKEATTDTNNTIPYLIFKIFPHDTDAFTQGLVVANGKLIESTGQHGTSWIAEVEISTGKQNKKVLLDKEYFGEGVTVLNNKVYQLTWKNKKGFIYDFKTYEKLGEFTYDSEGWGITHDHVNLIMSDGSDKLYFLDTLSLKPVRTVTVTENGKPVKNLNELEYIEGYVYANLWQTNYIVRIDPVTGNVLGRLDLTKVAEAVYPGNPNADVLNGIAYEPKSKMILITGKLWPNMVAIKFKEGN; encoded by the coding sequence ATGCTATCCAGAATATTTTCAACACGCAGGGTAAAAGGCCAATGGTATAGGGTTCCTGTCATTTTTTTGATTGCCCTGCTGGTTCCGGCCTGCTCTTCTAGAAAAGAAGCAACAACCGATACGAACAACACTATACCCTATTTAATTTTTAAAATCTTTCCGCATGATACGGATGCGTTTACACAAGGATTGGTGGTAGCCAATGGCAAACTGATTGAAAGCACCGGACAGCATGGAACCTCGTGGATAGCCGAAGTGGAGATTTCTACCGGTAAACAAAACAAGAAGGTACTTCTTGACAAGGAGTACTTTGGGGAAGGTGTTACCGTGTTGAACAATAAGGTGTACCAGCTAACCTGGAAAAACAAGAAGGGTTTTATTTACGACTTTAAAACGTATGAGAAGCTTGGCGAATTTACATACGACAGTGAAGGGTGGGGCATAACACACGACCATGTAAACCTGATCATGAGCGATGGCAGCGATAAACTTTATTTTCTGGATACCCTATCGCTGAAGCCGGTACGAACAGTAACGGTTACCGAAAACGGTAAACCGGTAAAAAACCTGAATGAACTGGAGTATATTGAAGGCTATGTGTATGCCAACCTGTGGCAAACCAATTACATTGTTCGCATCGATCCGGTTACGGGCAACGTGTTGGGCAGGCTTGACCTCACTAAAGTGGCCGAAGCCGTTTACCCGGGTAACCCCAATGCCGATGTGCTGAATGGCATAGCTTACGAACCAAAAAGTAAAATGATTTTAATTACCGGAAAGCTTTGGCCCAATATGGTGGCCATAAAGTTTAAGGAAGGAAATTAA
- a CDS encoding saccharopine dehydrogenase NADP-binding domain-containing protein, which produces MEKIIVYGSYGYTGKLIVNECKKKNLSVILSGRNEEALKKQSEQSGYPCNAVDIDNHAGLVNLLQEGKVVIHCGGPFRHTAKKMMDACLKANTHYTDITGEYEVFELLAGYDATAKQAGLTVLPGTGFDVVPSDCLALYLKNKLPSATHLQLAFTMSKGGLSRGTKKSMTEGLGYGGMIRENGELVSLQLGDKVKDIDFGEFKMKTLCIPWGDISTAWRSTGIGNIEVYTGATESMIKNAKRSRYMNWLLRMKWVKTLMLKQVDKKPGGPSEEKLLTGKSYLWGKVWNENGEQAEARLESVSGYLLTAKTSVLIAEKILNGNFKTGYQTPAIAYGENLIMEIEGSKRW; this is translated from the coding sequence ATGGAAAAAATAATAGTTTATGGCTCGTACGGCTACACCGGTAAGCTGATTGTTAACGAGTGCAAAAAGAAAAACCTCTCTGTCATTCTTTCGGGCCGAAACGAAGAAGCACTTAAAAAGCAAAGCGAGCAAAGTGGCTATCCCTGTAATGCTGTTGATATTGATAACCACGCAGGATTGGTAAACTTATTGCAAGAAGGCAAGGTTGTTATTCACTGTGGGGGGCCATTCCGGCATACGGCCAAAAAGATGATGGATGCCTGCCTTAAAGCCAACACACACTATACCGACATTACCGGTGAATATGAGGTTTTTGAATTACTGGCCGGCTATGATGCAACAGCAAAACAAGCCGGGCTCACCGTACTACCCGGAACCGGATTTGATGTTGTGCCCTCCGATTGCCTGGCGTTATACCTTAAAAATAAGCTACCCTCCGCCACCCATCTTCAACTTGCCTTCACCATGTCGAAAGGCGGGCTTTCACGCGGAACAAAGAAAAGTATGACCGAAGGATTGGGGTATGGCGGCATGATCCGTGAAAACGGTGAACTCGTTTCGCTTCAGCTTGGCGATAAGGTAAAGGATATTGACTTTGGTGAGTTTAAAATGAAAACCCTGTGCATACCGTGGGGCGATATCTCCACCGCCTGGCGCAGCACAGGCATCGGAAACATTGAAGTGTACACAGGCGCAACCGAAAGCATGATAAAAAACGCCAAAAGAAGCCGCTACATGAACTGGCTGTTGCGCATGAAGTGGGTAAAAACACTCATGTTAAAACAGGTCGACAAAAAACCCGGTGGCCCTTCGGAAGAGAAACTGCTTACCGGAAAAAGCTACTTGTGGGGAAAAGTTTGGAATGAGAACGGTGAGCAGGCAGAAGCCCGGCTTGAAAGCGTGAGCGGTTATTTACTTACGGCAAAAACAAGCGTGCTTATTGCAGAAAAAATACTGAACGGAAATTTTAAAACAGGGTACCAGACACCGGCCATAGCATATGGTGAAAATCTGATTATGGAGATTGAAGGATCGAAACGTTGGTAA
- the frr gene encoding ribosome recycling factor, which yields MEEIELYLEDAKEHMSKALNHVGHELTKIRAGKANPSMLDGIQVSYYGNMTPLNQVSSLTTPDARTIFIKPWEKNMIQEIEKAIRDANLGLNPQNDGQQVIVNIPMLTEERRKQLVKQVGQECEHGRVSVRNIRKDTNEQLKKIKGASEDDIKDAEATVQKLTDDFISKIDALMKKKEAEIMTV from the coding sequence ATGGAAGAAATTGAACTATACCTTGAAGATGCAAAGGAGCACATGAGCAAAGCCCTTAACCACGTAGGGCATGAGTTGACAAAAATCCGTGCAGGAAAAGCAAACCCATCGATGCTGGATGGCATTCAGGTTTCGTATTATGGGAACATGACGCCCCTCAACCAGGTATCATCACTCACCACACCCGATGCACGCACTATTTTTATTAAGCCTTGGGAAAAGAACATGATCCAGGAAATTGAAAAAGCCATACGCGATGCCAACCTGGGGTTAAACCCTCAAAATGACGGACAGCAGGTTATCGTAAACATTCCGATGCTTACCGAAGAAAGACGCAAACAACTTGTAAAACAAGTAGGACAGGAATGTGAGCATGGCCGTGTGAGTGTCCGTAATATCCGTAAAGACACCAACGAACAACTGAAAAAAATAAAGGGAGCTTCGGAAGATGATATTAAGGATGCTGAGGCCACCGTTCAAAAACTGACAGACGATTTCATCAGTAAAATTGATGCCCTGATGAAAAAGAAAGAAGCCGAAATTATGACAGTCTAA
- a CDS encoding TonB-dependent receptor produces the protein MFKRLKWTALLLLPFTALAQNQLQGVVRDARTSELLSGATVTLVQEKRTAVTDGQGAFRFTDVPGKDYETEVRFVGYKTKRAMLSTGSLQVILLEENTTLTDEVIVSATRAGEKTPTTYSTISKQTLRKQNFGQDLPIQLNWSPSVVTTSDAGNGVGYTGINIRGSDATRINVTLNGIPYNDSESQGVFWVNIPDISSSTQSVQVQRGVGTSTNGPGAFGASINIQTNALAEEPYAEYVHSLGSFNTFRNTLGFGTGLMNNRWSVDGRVSKISSDGFIDRASSDLASYYFSAGYYTSKTLVKAIVFGGKEVTYQSWYGVPESRLRNDTEAMLVTAANEGWTNEQTQHLLNSNNRTFNIYTYNNQVDDYAQDHYQLHTSHRFTTFLTGNVALHYTYGRGFYEEYRDNDRFSRYGLPAVVIGDSTITRSNIIRRRWLDNDFYGFTYSLQFDKDKLNAVLGGAWNRYDGRHFGEIIWAQVTTVPKNYRYYFSDAGKTDFTVYLKSNYQLTSALNGFVDLQYRNIGYQTAGNDNRQNQFDVDVQYSFFNPKVGLTYDLNNGKNLYLSYAVANREPVRKDFIDNPQNQTPRHETLGNLEAGLRKQSDRMVLNMNVYWMNYKNQLVLTGALNDVGAAIRTNVDKSYRMGVELDGSVKLSDKLAWDANLTLSRNKIETFREILYDYGANFDEYNELTRTFRNTDISFSPNIIGGSVLRYMPVPQAELSLLTKYVGRQFLDNTSTTTRQLDAYLTNDVRVSYAFSPKFMKELRLGFLVNNVFDVAYESNGYTWGFLGGGEEFRENYYYPQAGRNFMAMLSARF, from the coding sequence ATGTTTAAAAGATTGAAATGGACAGCCTTGTTGCTGTTGCCATTTACTGCGCTGGCGCAAAACCAGTTGCAGGGTGTGGTGCGCGATGCGCGAACCAGCGAACTCTTAAGCGGAGCCACCGTTACGTTGGTTCAGGAAAAACGAACAGCAGTAACCGATGGGCAGGGTGCCTTTAGGTTTACGGATGTACCCGGTAAAGATTATGAAACAGAAGTCCGTTTTGTTGGGTACAAAACCAAACGGGCCATGCTTTCGACAGGGTCTTTACAGGTTATTTTACTGGAAGAAAATACAACCTTAACCGATGAAGTGATTGTTTCAGCAACACGTGCCGGTGAAAAAACACCCACTACGTACAGCACCATTAGCAAGCAAACGCTGCGTAAACAAAATTTCGGTCAGGATTTGCCCATTCAGCTCAATTGGTCGCCTTCGGTGGTAACTACTTCCGATGCCGGAAACGGTGTAGGGTATACAGGTATCAACATCCGCGGAAGCGATGCCACCCGTATTAACGTAACGCTTAATGGTATTCCATACAACGACAGCGAATCGCAAGGTGTTTTTTGGGTGAACATCCCGGACATTTCTTCTTCTACGCAAAGTGTGCAGGTGCAGCGTGGTGTGGGCACTTCTACCAATGGCCCGGGCGCCTTTGGCGCGAGCATCAACATTCAAACCAATGCCCTTGCTGAGGAACCGTACGCAGAATATGTGCACTCGCTTGGATCGTTCAATACCTTTCGAAACACACTTGGTTTTGGCACAGGCCTGATGAATAACCGATGGTCTGTTGATGGACGCGTTTCAAAAATATCTTCCGATGGTTTTATTGATCGGGCTTCGTCTGACCTCGCATCGTATTATTTTTCTGCCGGGTATTACACCTCAAAAACCCTGGTAAAGGCCATCGTATTTGGTGGTAAGGAAGTTACTTATCAAAGCTGGTACGGTGTGCCCGAGTCGCGGTTGAGGAACGATACAGAGGCCATGTTGGTTACTGCGGCCAATGAAGGTTGGACCAATGAACAAACGCAACACTTGCTCAATTCAAACAACCGTACGTTCAATATTTATACCTATAATAACCAAGTGGATGATTATGCCCAGGATCATTATCAATTACACACATCCCATCGGTTTACCACGTTCCTTACAGGAAACGTTGCGCTTCATTATACGTATGGCAGGGGTTTTTATGAGGAATACCGGGACAATGACCGCTTTAGCCGCTACGGGTTACCTGCCGTAGTTATTGGTGACTCCACCATTACCCGAAGCAACATTATTCGCAGGCGTTGGCTCGACAATGATTTTTACGGGTTCACGTATTCGCTGCAATTCGACAAGGATAAGTTAAATGCTGTATTGGGTGGTGCGTGGAACCGTTACGATGGTCGTCATTTTGGTGAAATCATCTGGGCACAGGTAACAACCGTACCTAAAAACTATCGCTACTATTTTAGCGATGCCGGGAAAACAGACTTCACGGTGTACCTCAAAAGCAATTATCAGCTCACTTCGGCTTTAAATGGATTTGTGGATTTGCAATACCGGAATATTGGTTACCAAACAGCCGGGAATGACAATCGCCAAAATCAATTCGATGTTGACGTGCAGTATTCATTTTTCAATCCAAAAGTCGGGCTAACCTATGATTTGAACAACGGCAAGAACCTGTACCTTTCCTATGCCGTGGCCAATCGCGAACCGGTGCGGAAAGATTTTATCGACAACCCGCAAAACCAAACCCCCCGGCATGAAACGCTGGGAAACCTGGAAGCAGGATTACGAAAACAATCCGACCGCATGGTGCTGAACATGAATGTGTACTGGATGAACTATAAAAACCAACTGGTGCTTACCGGGGCATTGAATGATGTAGGTGCAGCCATAAGAACAAATGTTGATAAAAGCTACCGGATGGGCGTTGAGTTGGATGGCTCTGTAAAACTTTCGGATAAACTGGCCTGGGATGCGAACCTGACGTTAAGCCGGAATAAAATTGAAACCTTCCGCGAAATACTTTACGATTACGGGGCAAATTTTGACGAATACAATGAACTAACCCGAACATTTCGCAATACAGATATTTCCTTTTCGCCCAACATTATTGGTGGTTCGGTGTTGCGCTACATGCCCGTACCACAGGCTGAACTTTCATTGCTCACAAAATATGTTGGCCGTCAATTTCTTGACAACACCTCAACAACAACGCGCCAGCTTGATGCATACCTGACGAATGACGTGCGGGTATCTTACGCATTTAGCCCAAAGTTTATGAAGGAATTGCGGTTGGGTTTTTTGGTGAATAACGTGTTCGATGTTGCCTATGAATCGAACGGATACACCTGGGGCTTTCTTGGAGGTGGTGAGGAATTTCGTGAAAATTATTACTACCCGCAGGCCGGGCGTAATTTCATGGCGATGCTGAGCGCAAGGTTTTAA
- the pyrH gene encoding UMP kinase — protein MKYKRILLKLSGEALQGTNKNVNIDPAVLEQYSEEIKALKAAGVELAIVIGGGNIFRGGQAEALGIDRVQGDYMGMLATVINAMALQSALERHGLYTRLMSGMKMEQVCEPFIRRRAIRHLEKGRIVIFGAGIGNPYFTTDSTASLRAIEVQADVVLKGTRVDGVYDKDPEKFKDAVRYNTLSFQEAYEKNLNIMDMTAFTLCMENKLPIIVFDMNKKGNLLKVAQGEEAGTLIS, from the coding sequence ATGAAATACAAACGCATTCTGCTCAAACTTAGCGGGGAAGCGCTGCAGGGGACAAACAAAAATGTAAATATTGACCCGGCCGTGCTCGAACAATATTCGGAAGAGATAAAAGCATTGAAAGCGGCCGGTGTTGAACTGGCCATTGTTATTGGCGGTGGAAATATTTTCAGGGGCGGGCAGGCAGAAGCCCTTGGCATCGATCGTGTGCAAGGCGATTACATGGGCATGCTGGCCACGGTAATCAATGCCATGGCCCTGCAAAGTGCGCTTGAACGCCACGGACTCTACACCCGGCTTATGTCGGGTATGAAAATGGAACAGGTTTGCGAACCGTTTATCAGGCGCAGGGCTATCCGCCACCTCGAAAAAGGCAGGATCGTAATTTTCGGGGCGGGTATCGGCAACCCGTATTTCACCACCGATTCAACGGCAAGCTTACGGGCTATTGAAGTACAGGCCGATGTGGTTTTAAAAGGTACCCGGGTGGATGGCGTTTATGATAAGGACCCCGAAAAATTTAAAGACGCTGTCCGTTACAATACGCTTTCCTTCCAGGAGGCATATGAAAAAAACCTGAACATTATGGACATGACAGCCTTTACGTTGTGCATGGAAAATAAACTTCCCATTATTGTTTTTGACATGAACAAAAAAGGGAATTTATTGAAGGTGGCGCAAGGCGAAGAAGCCGGCACACTGATCAGTTAA
- a CDS encoding acetyl-CoA carboxylase biotin carboxyl carrier protein subunit: MFQATVNNKSFEIQNDGDNLFINGQPLNWDVLKVQDGYFHIIHNHKSYRAEIVKTDAATKTFTWKINGRLYTVNLKDKFDLLLEKLGMGHAAGNKVNSVKAPMPGLIIDLKVKEGAAVKQGDPLLILEAMKMENILKSPGDGVVKSIKIKKGDSVEKGHVLIEF, encoded by the coding sequence ATGTTTCAGGCTACTGTAAATAATAAGTCATTTGAAATCCAAAACGATGGGGATAACCTTTTTATAAACGGGCAGCCCCTGAACTGGGACGTCCTGAAAGTTCAGGACGGGTACTTTCACATTATTCATAACCACAAAAGCTACCGGGCAGAAATTGTAAAAACCGATGCCGCAACCAAAACCTTTACCTGGAAAATCAACGGCAGGCTTTACACGGTAAACCTTAAAGACAAATTTGATTTATTGCTGGAGAAGCTGGGCATGGGCCATGCTGCCGGCAACAAAGTAAATTCTGTAAAAGCCCCCATGCCCGGGCTAATCATCGACCTGAAAGTAAAAGAAGGCGCTGCGGTAAAGCAGGGCGATCCGCTGCTGATACTGGAAGCCATGAAGATGGAGAACATCCTGAAATCACCCGGAGATGGTGTGGTGAAATCCATTAAAATAAAAAAAGGCGACAGTGTAGAGAAAGGTCATGTATTGATCGAGTTCTAA
- a CDS encoding phosphatase: protein MKKFILLTGLFILAISGYTQSRPVKNLTPVRGHYRQLQQFSPAPAKKDAEVDMQKFPFDAQAAERRLSLKPHYLNDNINFSIPDPPANSSPQTRAELNYLLNLQQQRTHDQVRAALYMAGVYYNPRAVPTDSLYSQFRKNLFHIGRSIGTWFSPESLPITADFIAHVWQDASYYSWKYKYQFLRVRPYVLEPRLQNLEETNWAAYPSGHAANSYVNAFIYAALAPEFKDVFLKDAYDMAHSREIIGVHYPSDSEASRVLARQIVNELFRNEKFMNDFKKVKQEWATNAKEKFEKPDPGKSKPSVKKEGCAKTCE from the coding sequence GCAATTTCCGGATACACGCAATCACGTCCAGTAAAAAACCTCACTCCGGTCAGGGGACATTACCGGCAGTTACAGCAATTCAGTCCAGCACCTGCAAAAAAGGATGCCGAGGTTGATATGCAAAAATTTCCCTTTGATGCACAAGCGGCTGAGAGGCGTTTAAGCTTAAAACCCCATTACCTTAATGACAATATTAACTTTTCAATTCCCGACCCTCCTGCAAACAGCTCCCCTCAAACCCGGGCTGAACTGAATTACTTGTTGAATTTACAACAACAGCGTACTCATGATCAAGTGCGCGCAGCACTATACATGGCTGGTGTATATTACAATCCGCGTGCTGTTCCAACAGATTCATTGTATTCGCAATTCCGCAAAAACTTATTTCACATTGGTCGATCTATAGGTACCTGGTTTTCGCCTGAATCATTGCCGATAACAGCCGATTTTATTGCACATGTCTGGCAAGATGCCAGCTACTATAGCTGGAAATATAAATATCAGTTTTTGCGTGTTCGTCCGTATGTGCTGGAGCCAAGGTTACAGAACCTTGAAGAAACCAACTGGGCCGCTTACCCAAGTGGGCACGCAGCTAATTCGTATGTAAATGCATTTATTTATGCTGCGTTGGCCCCGGAATTTAAGGATGTGTTTCTCAAAGACGCTTACGACATGGCTCATTCGCGAGAAATAATTGGCGTTCATTACCCGAGCGATTCGGAGGCATCTAGGGTATTGGCGCGACAAATTGTAAATGAGCTTTTCAGAAATGAAAAATTTATGAATGACTTTAAAAAGGTTAAGCAAGAATGGGCAACGAACGCAAAAGAAAAATTTGAAAAACCTGATCCGGGTAAGTCAAAACCAAGCGTAAAGAAGGAGGGTTGTGCTAAAACCTGTGAGTAG
- a CDS encoding geranylgeranylglycerol-phosphate geranylgeranyltransferase has product MRISKRIIVALLRLTRTWNLLILVFAQYFTAWFLLKANVFTDWRLLLLTVSSALIAAGGYVINDYYDVKIDLVNNPNRVVVGRSVPRRFAILLHGLLSAAGIALGVFLSWWMVAINIFSVSLLWFYSNLLKRLPFVGNLAVALLTGISIAVLNVLYFQNNLLVIIYALFAFFVTLIREVIKDMEDLKGDNTYGCKTLPIVWGIRKTKNFIYGMVAVLGAAVLFINQVYVKLPLIYFIMMLFVPLAWLVMQLIKADTKRDFSWLSSFCKVIMLLGILSMALV; this is encoded by the coding sequence ATGCGTATCAGCAAACGAATTATTGTTGCCCTGCTCAGGCTTACCCGTACGTGGAACCTGCTTATACTGGTGTTTGCCCAGTATTTTACTGCGTGGTTCCTGCTAAAGGCCAATGTTTTTACCGACTGGCGTTTGTTGTTGCTCACGGTCTCTTCGGCCTTAATTGCTGCCGGGGGTTATGTTATTAATGATTATTACGATGTAAAAATTGATTTGGTGAACAACCCAAACCGGGTGGTGGTTGGCCGTAGTGTGCCCCGCAGGTTTGCTATTTTATTACACGGCCTGCTCTCCGCGGCAGGCATAGCCTTGGGCGTTTTTCTATCGTGGTGGATGGTGGCCATTAATATTTTTTCAGTGTCGTTGCTATGGTTTTATTCCAACCTGCTTAAGCGCCTGCCGTTTGTGGGCAATTTAGCAGTAGCCCTGCTTACCGGTATTTCGATTGCCGTGCTTAATGTGCTGTACTTTCAAAACAATTTGTTGGTAATAATTTATGCGCTCTTTGCTTTTTTTGTGACGTTGATCCGTGAAGTGATCAAGGATATGGAAGACCTGAAGGGCGATAACACCTATGGATGCAAAACGTTGCCCATAGTTTGGGGAATACGCAAAACAAAAAATTTTATCTATGGTATGGTTGCTGTACTTGGCGCAGCGGTGCTTTTTATCAACCAGGTTTATGTTAAACTGCCATTGATTTATTTCATTATGATGCTTTTTGTGCCGCTGGCCTGGCTGGTGATGCAACTGATAAAAGCCGATACCAAGCGCGATTTCTCCTGGCTAAGCAGCTTTTGTAAAGTGATTATGCTGTTGGGTATTTTAAGCATGGCCCTGGTTTAA